TGTCTCACTGCCTACCGCTGTTTCAGGAGCCATGAGGTTATACGCAGCATTTATTTTCACAAATTCAAAACCAGACTATCTTCTCATTGCCGGGGCTTTCCTTCTTACGATGGGTGTATACTCATTTGATAGACTTGAAGATTACAATGGCAGAGCCATCTATTCTATTTTTTTTATGCCTCAGGTTCCGCAATATACGGTTTAATGGGAAGACCCGAAGTCCCTGTCCTTCTTACACTAACAGGTTATCTCTACTCAAAAGGAGTGAGAATTAAGAATAGAAGCTTCAGACTTAAATCTGGCTACGGAATAAAAAATGCAGTTATGGGTTTTTCCTGGAGTTTTTCAATAGCATATTCCTTAAAAACATTCAATCCAGTTATTTTAATTTTTTACTTTCTTAAACTTTTCATGAACTCTACTATTTTCGATTTAAAGGATAAAGATAAAGATAACATAAAAACAATTCCAAAATTATTAGATGAAAATATAAAAATCCTGCTTACTGCCTTAAATATAACTGCACATTTTATAGCATTTTTAAAATTTGGATTAAACACTATTTTAATCACAAGTTTTGTATTGAGTCAGGTAGCTGTTCTAAATAAAAAAGAAAAAAATTCTAGAAGTATCATAGCCTCTGAGCCATCTATTTCAGTTTTCCTATATCTATTTTTGTGGAATTTTCTCTTACATAATTAAAAAGATCAGTACCCCATCTTATACAGTCCCTGGTGGAACATATAAAATCTCTTTTATAATCAAAAATTCCATTTTTCATGAAGAATGAAATTGAAAATAATTTGTCTGTAACAATGAATGAATATCTCATGTTTCTATCTGAAACATAAAAATTTACGTTTTTATACTTCAACCCAAACTCAAGATTATCTTGATAGTATTCAATTATTGCATTGATAACATCTTCAGAGACGATAATTCCTATCTCTTTTCCTTTTTTTGCAAATTCCAAGAATGTATCTATATACTCCGGAAAAAAAATTGATGTATATCCATATATTATTTCCGATTTTGCCAGATTTTCCATAAATTCATTGTGTGGCAGGTAAACATCCGCATTTCTTTCAATAATAGAAATTTCCCTGAGTTCATAAAATCTGGCGACCAGATATTCTGGGATGTCCTCCAAAACATATGTGTTGATATACCCACCAAATTTATCAACAAAGTCCTCATGGGCATTTACAGTGTGGCATATTTTCAATATATATTCACCTTTAGGAAAAATTGTAACATTATTTTTTTCTTCTTTTATTAAATTTAAAGACACCATTTTATTCAAAATTTGTGTGAAAGATGAAGATAAATTCCAATACTCCTCTTTAATTCCTTTTTAGCCTTAGCGCCATCAGAAAGCTTCTCAAGAATTTCAATCACTCTGTTGGACGAGAGAATCTTTATTATAGACCTCATATTATTGTAGGATTAGGAGTAACAACTTAAAAGGACTGCAATAATTCAATAACAGTTCTACAGTCCCTAAATGTGCAGTAGCACATATATTATCAGTGTACCCTAATAAAAATATAAAAATTGATTTAAATAAAAAAATAAAAAGGGAGGGGAGTACCACCCCAAACTTTTCAAGCTACCACAGTTTACTTTGACAATGTTTTAGCGTAGGCCAGAACATCCCAGATTTCATCCTCTTTGTATGTACTGTTCCAGCTGGGCATACCTTCCGCTGTTACTCCGTCACTAACCTTCCACAGGAGGTAAGCATCTGTCTTGGAGCTCCACCACCCGGCACTGCTGAAATCAGCTTCAGGTTGTGTTGCTCCTGTTTTCCCATGACAGCCTACACAGCTTGCCAGATATATCTTCTTCCCCGCTGCTATTGCATTCTGATTTCCCAAGTAGGGATTTGTTTTACCTGCGTACGCTGAAGGAATCTCTGAAACCGGTTTAGTTACAGGCTTGGTCACAGACTTATTTACGGGCTTGGTTACATTTGAAGCTGGTGGAGTTGTTGTGGTTGTTGTTGCTTTTTTCTGAGGAGCTTTCTGGGTGCATCCTGCCGCCAATATGCCTAAAACTAAAATAGACCCCAATAAAACAAAAATCACTTTTCTTTTCACTTTATTACTTGTTTTTATTTTCACACGATCACTTTCCAAGTTATATTTTAAATACTATCACTCATTATTATATATAAAGTTTATTATTGTAGAATCCTGACCGTCATATACTAACTAAATTCTGTTTAAAATCAAATGTTATCCCATAAATGTTTTATAAAAAAGATATTAACCTTTGATGAAACTTAAAAAAGAAATAGGAATCAGCAATACTGTTATAGCTTCTTCCTTATCTCCTCATATTCTTCCTGAGTTATTTCACCTCTGGCAAATCTCTTTTTGAGAATTTCCCTGGCTGTTTCGTCATGTTTTTCCTCTTCTGATTCCTTCAGGAGATAGTAAATGACCAGAATGACTATTACCAAGAAAATCAGGCCGAAACCCATTCCAAAACCCCAATAACCGCCCATCATGCCACCGCCAGATGACATTCCGAAGCCACCAAATCTTCCAACCCCACCAAAAATAAAAAGGATCAGGAGGAGAATTCCCAGGCCTATTGCAATATCCTTATTTTTCATTCATTACACCTCTATTCGATTATTTGCTTTTATTTCCAAGAACCTTAAGGTATGCAACAACATCATTGAGGTCTTTCTGAGACATCTGCCATCGCGGCATACAGGGCTCCAGCTTATCACCGCCAGGGTCTATTCCCTTCGTTATTGCCCTCTTTATTGTTGTATCATTATATGGTGGGTGTTCCTCTGCCATTTCAGGGCCAGTGAGAACAGAATACTGGATATTTGGAGCAACTGTATCACTGGAGCACCCCATAATTTGCTTACTTCCTTTACCATCAGGCCCATGGCAGCTTACACAGCTTCCTCCGTGCATTGAAAGCCACATAGGTCCACCCGTTGGAATAATTCTCTGTCCATTCTGGTCTACACCAGTGTAATAAATCCTCTCACCATTGGATTTAAACTGATGTTCAGACGCTGCCGTCTGATAGCCCTGTGCACCTGTCGTGCCTCCACCACTCATCATGCCACCATTTACACCCCCGCCCATTATACCCATAAAACCTCCATAAAAGCGGGGTGCAAAAACGAAATTATATATCCCGAGCAGTAGCAATGTAATTACCAGTGCTACAATAATCGTTTCGCCTTTTTTCATTTTTACTCCTCCATTACTTCCATGTACAGATAACCCTGAAATAGATTATCCATAATATGTATTGCCTTCATTTCAACCATCTCAGGTAAACAATTAAGCTTCAAAACAGATGTAA
The sequence above is drawn from the archaeon BMS3Bbin15 genome and encodes:
- a CDS encoding prenyltransferase; this translates as MGRPEVPVLLTLTGYLYSKGVRIKNRSFRLKSGYGIKNAVMGFSWSFSIAYSLKTFNPVILIFYFLKLFMNSTIFDLKDKDKDNIKTIPKLLDENIKILLTALNITAHFIAFLKFGLNTILITSFVLSQVAVLNKKEKNSRSIIASEPSISVFLYLFLWNFLLHN
- a CDS encoding cytochrome c; this encodes MKKGETIIVALVITLLLLGIYNFVFAPRFYGGFMGIMGGGVNGGMMSGGGTTGAQGYQTAASEHQFKSNGERIYYTGVDQNGQRIIPTGGPMWLSMHGGSCVSCHGPDGKGSKQIMGCSSDTVAPNIQYSVLTGPEMAEEHPPYNDTTIKRAITKGIDPGGDKLEPCMPRWQMSQKDLNDVVAYLKVLGNKSK
- a CDS encoding cytochrome c, with amino-acid sequence MKIKTSNKVKRKVIFVLLGSILVLGILAAGCTQKAPQKKATTTTTTPPASNVTKPVNKSVTKPVTKPVSEIPSAYAGKTNPYLGNQNAIAAGKKIYLASCVGCHGKTGATQPEADFSSAGWWSSKTDAYLLWKVSDGVTAEGMPSWNSTYKEDEIWDVLAYAKTLSK